Below is a genomic region from Ferribacterium limneticum.
CATTTCGGCACCCATGCGACGGGCAATTTCGGCCAGCAAGCGGTCGCCCGAGTGATGGCCCAGCGAGTCGTTAACCGTCTTGAAATTATCCAGATCGATGATGAGCAGGGCCAGGCGGTTGATCCCGGGCACCGCGCCAGCGAGCAGCGTGTCGAGGTGTCCGTCGAGCGCCAGCCGGTTCGGCAGGTTGGTCAGCTGATCGTGATGCGCTAGGTAGTCGAAGCGGTCAGCCTCGGCCTTGGCTTCGCTGATATCGGCAAAGGTGGCGACAAAATGTGAGGTCTGCCCCGCCTCATCGCGAATCGCCGTGATGCGCATCTGCTTGGGATAGATCGTGCCATCCTTGCGCCGGTCCCATATCTCGCCTTCCCATTGGCCGTTCTCGGCGACAAAATCCCAGATGCTGCGATGAAGGTTCAGCCCCTGATGTCCCGCGCTGAGCATGGTCGGCGTCAAGCCAAGGACTTCGCTGGCAGCGTATCCGGTGGTCTGCTCGAAAGCTGCATTGACGCTCAGAATCCGCTGCGCGCCGTCAGTCAGGATCATGGCCTCAGTGGCGTGGTCAATGATCCGCCGCTGGAGCGCGAGCTGGCTGTTTGCCTGCGCACGGATGCCGAACAACAAGCGACATCCTTCGACGATCAACAGGGTGACGACCAGGCCAATGGCAAATAGCAGAAAGCCCCATGAAGGGGTAGCCATCCCCAGGAACTCGCCCGAAGAATCACTCAACTCCGCCGAAAACTGTCGATTGATCGACCACCAATCAAGGCCAAGGATGGCCCAGATCAGAAGGATCGCCGCCAGGGCGAACAAAACGAGTTTTCGGCCGGCAAAAGCCGGAATTTGCTGCACGGATCGAGCTAGGCCTTTAGTTATACTAAAGGCAGTTTACTCTAATAAAAACAATGTTTCACGAAGTATTTCTAAAGCATATTCACATAAAAATCAGCCGGCATATCGACGACAAACCAGGTGCCGCTTGTCGGTTGATATCAAAAGCTATTTACATCGCTTGACTCAACTGCCGCAGCTTCCGTTGCTGCGCTTGACACCCATTTTGGCCAGCAGTTTTTCCGGCGGGCAGAAGCCAGTGAAACCACTCTGCAACAAATTGAGACCGACAAAGGCGGTGAAAGCCAGGAACCACTTCGAGACAAAGATCGGGCTGCCGTCGAAACCCAGCGCCAGAGAAAGGAGGATGAAGAAACCCGCCATGATGCGGATGATGCGTTCGATGGTCATGCTTGATGCTCCTTGCGGAAGGCCGAGAAATAGAGGACGGGGATGACCACCAGCGTCAGAAGCGTGGAGACCATGATGCCGAAGATCAGGCTGATGGCCAGGCCATTGAAAATCGGGTCGTCGAGAATGAACATGGCGCCGAGCATGGCGGCCAGTGCGGTCAGGGCGATCGGCTTGGCGCGTACCGCCGCCGACTGGATGACCGCCTCGCGGAAGGGCATGCCGGTCGCCACCTGCAGCTTGATGAAATCGACGAGCAGGATCGAATTGCGGACAATGATGCCGGCCAGGGCGATCATGCCGATCATCGAGGTTGCCGTGAATTGCGAGCCAAACAGCGCGTGGCCGGGCATGACGCCGATGATGGTCAGCGGGATGGGCGCCATGATGATGAGCGGCACGAGATAGCTGCCGAAGTGGGCGACGACCAGCAGGTAGATCAGGATCAGGCCGACGCCGTAGGCGATGCCCATGTCGCGGAAGGTTTCGTAGGTCACCTTCCACTCGCCGTCCCATTTCACGCTGTAGCCGGCGTAGGGATCGTTCGGCTGGCGGATGAACCATTCGCCCAGCGTGCCGCCCTCCTTGAGTTCCATGCCGTTGATCCTGCTGCGGATATCGAACATGCCATAGAGCGGCGAATCGAGCTTGCCGCCCATGTCGCCGACGACGTAGACCACTGGCAGCAGATCCTTGTGGTAAATGGCTTTTTCACGCGCTGCATCGCGTACTTCGACCAGTTCCGAAACCGGCACCAGCTGACCGTCACGCGAGCGGACGCGCAGCTTGAGCAGCGCGTCGAGGCTGGATTGCTTTTCGGCCGGCAAGGTGACGCGCACCGGGATTTCAAACTTCGACTCGGTATTGTGGGCCGGCGTCACGTCCTGCCCGGCCAGCCCCATGCTGACGACCTCGACGATGTCGCTCTGCGCCACGCCGAGTTGCGCTGCCTTGCTCTGCAGCACGTGCAGGATGACCTTGCGGGAATCGGCCTCGATATAGTCGTCGATCGCGACGATGTCCTTGGTTTCCTCGAAAACCTGGCGCACCTGCTTGCCGACGCTCATCTGCCCCTTCATGTCCGGCCCGTAGACTTCG
It encodes:
- a CDS encoding YgaP family membrane protein, with protein sequence MTIERIIRIMAGFFILLSLALGFDGSPIFVSKWFLAFTAFVGLNLLQSGFTGFCPPEKLLAKMGVKRSNGSCGS